The Prunus persica cultivar Lovell chromosome G7, Prunus_persica_NCBIv2, whole genome shotgun sequence genome has a segment encoding these proteins:
- the LOC18771672 gene encoding uncharacterized protein LOC18771672 isoform X2 has translation MGRPEPCVLFAQTFVHPHLDEYVDEVLFAEPIVITACEFLEQNVSFASQAVTLLGATSPPSFALEVFVQCEGETKFRRLCQPFLYSPSSSNVLEVEAVVTNHLVVRGSYRSLSLVIYGNTAEDLGQFNIEFDDSSITNLVSSAVGKLEDLPLALHSTNLTIEDSISALSTLCLPVAASDISVEANQLLQLMLKVCELPNLGDALHNIVSTVVSAATSYVTCSWGRSSDCEELNNVLSEARTELIELYKVYKQESRNALGESLADSGLFESQADLVNSKQLVDVLSQYFCFNRDFVSDGHHQLPQNTNVMLGLSVALLLCSGRESCFHFVSGGGMEQLVHVFCRDEQISTATTLLLLGVVEKATQHSFGCEGFLGWWPREDENKLSGVSDGYSKLLNLLLQKQRHDVASCATYVLHRLRFYEVASRFECAVLSVLGGLSTVGRVTSDTLDMLICAKSQLKKLLKLINSRGPIEDPSPVARATKSLILGQTEGVLSYKASNNLITASNCCFSNWDIDLHLLDLLKERGFLPLSVAILSSSILRSEVGRAMDVFVDIASSIGAILLSLLFCRSGLIFLLHHPELSATIIHALRGANNVNKDACLPLRYASVSISKGFFCAPQEVGMIVGTHLRVVNAIDRLLTASPNSEEFLWVLWELCALARSDCGRQALLALGYFPEAVKILIEALHSAKEQEPVAKNRASPLNIAIFHSAAEIFEVIVSDSTASSLGSWIGHVVELHRALHSSSPGSNRKDAPTRLLEWIDAGVIYHKNGATGLIRYAAVLASGGDAHLTSTIPLVSDLADVENVIGDSSGGSDANVMENLGKFISDKSFDGVILRDSSVAQLTTAFRILAFISENSTVAATLYDEGVIAIIYAVLVNCRFMLERSSNSYDYLVDEGTECNSTSDLLSERNREQSLVDLVVPTLVLLINLLQKLQEVQEQHRNTKLLNVLLRLHREVSPKLAACAADLSSPHPDSALGFGAICHLLVSALACWPVYGWTPGLFDSLLANVQVTSLLALGPKETCSLLCLLNDLFPEEGVWLWKNGMPLLSALRKLSVGTVLGPQKEREVNWYLHPVHLEKLLSQLMPHLDKVAQIIQHYAISALVVIQDMLRVFIIRIACQKAESCSILLRPIFSWILDHAYDFSSPSDVDAYKVYRYLDFLASLLEHPRAKALLLKEGVIQMLTRVLDRCLAATDTDRVEILDGRSSAKFEFGLLNWSLPVFKSFSLIFTSQASLHHAGENDLHKFENLSTEDCTIILKYLLRFFQVLPVGKELLACLTAFKELGYCSEGRRALAATFDCVSSVVDDREKDGNGNYSLPNEYEWRKSPPLLCCCKNLLRSVDSKDGLSSYTIEAVNALSMGSFSFCLDGERLNPDRVVAVKFLFGIPDDIGEEDSVPHANISYIRELTSMLKTIAADHVADSDTQTPLCQVLESVKSLILLLQKPSSSLKLDDVFSSDFVPLPLNIIVSSKIHIMSDGGAEMADDYLYQGALGDKFQWECPETLPDRLSQSNLSVKRKMPSLDGPNRRARGENSPAETPNQNVFSRGLGSTTASSGPTRRDTFRQRKPNTSRPPSMHVDDYVARERNDGVSNSNVIAVQRVGSTGGRPPSIHVDEFMARQRERQNPVSPVVGDAAVQVKSATPVNDTATEKFNRPKQLKADLDDDLHGIDIVFDGEESEPDDKLPFPQPDDNLQQPAPVVVEQSSPHSIVAETESDIHDLATPSASNMDENTQSEFSSRMSVSRPEIPLTREPSVTSDKKYYEHSDDPKNATLLRTSSGFDSATAANSPRFPVFAYNNSSASSVQLPVDSRMTPQNFFPKSSPQHAGNAPVASGSPGFYDQRFLPNQPPLPPMPPPSTAVISQTSESVPSQSSPFVNSLTDVQQQLPTAFQIRSDYLSAFNNGSTSSRNSVSSPNGAARPPPPLPPTPPPFSSSPYNLTSNRTISQSSVYNQTSVGATELPQSSTAPSNDARLGGLSASGARVNTYSPPSLVPHMVFRPGSNSMSLYGSLPTQLQGDNASILQNLSIPQAIHSLAQLQPLQPPQLPRPPQPPQHLRPPLQASQQLEQGVSLQSQVQMHHPLQILQQPQVSPMHAYYQSQQQEFVHVQQQQQVDHSQLQAMHQSGDASSQQQQDPGMSLHEYFKSPEAIQSLLSDRDKLCQLLEQHPKLMQMLQEKLGQL, from the exons GGCGACTTCACCTCCTTCATTTGCTTTGGAGGTATTTGTTCAATGTGAGGGGGAGACAAAGTTCAGGCGCCTCTGTCAGCCTTTCCTTTATTCTCcttcttcatcaaatgtgCTAGAAGTAGAG GCTGTTGTAACTAATCATCTGGTTGTAAGGGGCAGCTACCGCAGTCTGAGTTTAGTAATATATGGAAACACAGCAGAAGATCTGGGGCAATTCAACATTGAATTTGATGATAGCTCTATAACTAATCTTGTTAGCTCGGCTGTGGGAAAGCTTGAAGACCTCCCTCTGGCTTTACATTCAACTAATCTGACAATTGAGGATTCCATATCAGCTTTGAGTACTCTATGTCTACCTGTTGCGGCATCAGATATATCTGTTGAAGCTAATCAATTATTACAACTGATGTTGAAGGTTTGTGAGTTGCCCAATCTAGGGGATGCATTGCATAACATTGTCAGCACTGTAGTATCAGCTGCCACTTCTTATGTTACCTGCTCTTGGGGAAGATCCAGTGATTGTGAAGAGTTGAACAATGTTCTTAGTGAGGCAAGAACAGAGCTTATTGAGCTCTATAAAGTGTATAAACAAGAATCGAGGAATGCATTAGGTGAATCATTGGCAGACAGTGGACTTTTTGAGTCTCAGGCTGATTTAGTAAATTCCAAACAGTTGGTGGATGTGTTAAGTCAgtacttttgttttaatagGGACTTTGTAAGTGATggacatcaccaacttccacag AATACAAATGTCATGCTGGGGTTGAGTGTAGCTCTTCTTTTGTGCTCTGGAAGAGAGAGCTGCTTTCACTTTGTGAGTGGTGGGGGAATGGAGCAGCTTGTACATGTTTTTTGTCGTGATGAGCAGATTTCTACCGCTACTACATTGCTGCTACTTGGAGTTGTTGAGAAGGCTACTCAACATTCTTTCGGGTGTGAAGGATTTTTAGGTTGGTGGCCACGTGAAGATGAAAACAAGCTATCTGGTGTCAGTGATGGTTATAGTaaattgttgaatctgttatTGCAAAAACAGCGTCATGATGTTGCTTCTTGTGCAACTTATGTCCTTCATCGCTTAAGATTTTATGAGGTTGCTTCAAGATTCGAG TGTGCAGTTTTGTCGGTATTGGGAGGTCTCTCTACTGTTGGTAGGGTCACAAGTGATACTTTGGACATGCTTATCTGTGCAAAGTCACAACTTAAAAAGCTGTTG AAATTGATAAATTCACGTGGTCCAATTGAAGATCCTTCTCCAGTTGCCCGTGCAACCAAATCATTGATTCTTGGTCAAACAGAAGGTGTGCTGTCATATAAAGCATCCAATAACCTGATTACTGCATCAAATTGTTGTTTCTCAAATTGGGATATCGACTTGCATTTGCTGGATCTTCTCAAG GAGAGGGGATTTCTACCTCTATCAGTTGCAATATTGTCATCATCCATATTGCGTTCAGAAGTGGGACGTGCTATGGACGTATTTGTGGATATTGCATCATCAATTGGGGCCATACTACTTTCCCTTCTATTTTGTCGCTCAG GCCTAATTTTCCTCCTACATCACCCTGAACTTTCTGCAACAATAATACATGCCCTAAGGGGTGCTAATAATGTGAATAAGGATGCGTGTCTTCCTCTTCGATATGCGTCTGTTTCAATATCCAAAGGATTCTTTTGTGCACCACAGGAAGTTGGAATGATTGTTGGGACCCATTTGAGGGTG GTTAATGCCATAGACCGTTTGCTTACTGCATCCCCAAACTCAGAAGAATTTTTATGGGTGTTGTGGGAACTATGTGCTCTTGCAAG GTCTGACTGTGGACGACAGGCACTATTGGCTTTGGGATATTTTCCAGAG GCtgttaaaattttgattgaaGCATTACATTCTGCCAAGGAACAAGAGCCAGTTGCTAAAAATA GAGCCTCGCCACTAAATATTGCAATATTTCACTCAGCTGCTGAGATTTTTGAAGTTATTGTTTCTGATTCAACTGCATCTTCTCTTGGATCTTGGATTGGACATGTTGTGGAGCTCCATAGGGCTTTACATTCCTCTTCTCCAGGGTCGAATAGGAAAGATGCCCCCACACGGCTGTTGGAATGGATAGATGCTGGTGTAATATATCATAAAAATGGGGCTACAGGTCTTATACGGTATGCTGCTGTATTAGCTTCCGGAGGAGACGCCCACTTGACTTCAACCATCCCACTAGTGTCAGATTTGGCAGATGTAGAGAATGTTATTGGAGATTCTTCCGGTGGTTCTGATGCTAATGTTATGGAAAATCTTGGAAAGTTTATTTCTGACAAGAGTTTTGATGGTGTGATTCTTCGTGACTCTTCAGTAGCACAGTTGACAACAGCATTTCGCATTTTAGCATTCATTTCAGAGAACTCA ACTGTTGCTGCTACTCTATATGATGAAGGTGTTATAGCAATAATCTATGCAGTTCTGGTCAATTGTAGGTTCATGCTTGAGAGGTCCTCGAACAGCTATG ATTACCTTGTTGATGAGGGCACGGAATGCAATTCTACATCAGATTTACTGTCGGAACGAAATCGTGAGCAAAGTTTAGTTGATCTTGTGGTTCCTACACTTGTGTTGTTGATCAATTTATTGCAGAAATTGCAG GAAGTACAAGAGCAGCACAGAAATACCAAATTATTGAATGTCCTTCTACGATTGCACCGAGAAGTAAG TCCGAAATTAGCTGCATGTGCAGCAGACTTATCTTCTCCTCATCCTGATTCTGCGCTCGGTTTTGGAGCTATCTGTCATCTTCTTGTGTCCGCGCTTGCTTGTTGGCCAGTCTATGGCTGGACTCCTGGCCTTTTCGACTCCCTCCTTGCTAATGTTCAAGTTACTTCCTTGCTGGCCTTGGGTCCAAAGGAAACATGCAGTTTGCTTTGTCTTCTG AATGATTTATTTCCGGAAGAAGGGGTATGGCTTTGGAAAAATGGGATGCCCTTGTTGAGTGCCCTTAGAAAGTTGTCCGTTGGGACTGTTTTGGGTCCtcagaaggagagagaggtcAATTGGTATTTGCATCCTGTGCACCTGGAGAAGCTTCTTAGCCAGTTGATGCCGCATCTTGACAAAGTTGCCCAGATTATCCAACATTATGCTATCTCT GCATTGGTGGTCATTCAAGACATGCTTCGAGTCTTTATTATTCGTATTGCTTGCCAAAAAGCTGAAAGTTGTTCAATACTTCTGCGGCCCATATTCTCATGGATTCTTGATCATGCTTATGACTTTTCTTCTCCATCAGATGTGGATGCTTATAAG gtTTATAGATATCTTGATTTCCTTGCTAGCTTATTGGAGCATCCACGTGCCAAg GCACTATTGTTAAAGGAGGGTGTGATTCAGATGCTAACTAGAGTGCTGGATAGGTGTTTAGCTGCCACGGATACAGATAGAGTAGAGATTCTAGATGGTAGAAGTTCAGCTAAATTTGAATTCGGTTTGCTTAATTGGTCCCTCCCTGTGTTCAAGTCCTTCTCACTGATTTTTACTTCTCAAGCATCTCTACACCATGCTGGGGAAAATGATCT gcacaaatttgaaaatttgagtACTGAAGATTGCACAATCATTTTAAAATATCTCCTCAGATTTTTTCAG GTTCTACCGGTTGGAAAAGAATTACTTGCGTGTCTTACTGCTTTTAAAGAATTGGGTTATTGTAGTGAAGGTCGAAGAGCTTTAGCAGCCACTTTTGATTGTGTCTCCTCTGTTGTTGATGATCGTGAAAAGGATGGCAATGGCAATTATAGTCTTCCTAATGAATATGAATGGAGAAAGAGTCCCCCATTGTTATGTTGCTGCAAAAACTTGTTAAGATCAGTTGACTCAAAAGATGGTTTGTCAAGTTATACAATCGAGGCTGTCAATGCATTGTCTATGGGATCTTTCAGCTTCTGCCTTGATGGGGAAAG ATTGAATCCAGATAGGGTTGTTGCGGTGAAATTCCTGTTTGGCATTCCTGATGATATAGGTGAAGAAGATAGTGTTCCTCATGCAAACATAAGCTACATTCGTGAATTGACCTCTATGCTGAAGACCATAGCCGCTGACCATGTAGCTGACTCTGATACTCAAACCCCTCTATGTCAG GTTTTAGAATCTGTGAAATCATTAATACTGCTGTTGCAAAAACCTAGTTCTTCATTGAAGCTGGATGATGTATTTTCTAGTGATTTTGTTCCTCTGCCACTAAATATTATAGTTTCTTCAAAGATCCATATAATGTCAGATGGTGGTGCTGAAATGGCTGACGATTATCTTTACCAAGGAGCACTAGGAGACAAATTTCAGTGGGAGTGTCCTGAAACATTACCAGATAGATTGTCACAATCAAATCTTTCTGTTAAGAGGAAAATGCCATCACTTGATGGCCCAAATAGGCGTGCTAGAGGAGAAAATTCTCCGGCTGAGACCCCAAATCAAAATGTGTTTTCACGAGGATTGGGTTCAACTACTGCCTCGTCTGGCCCTACTCGTAGGGATACCTTTAGGCAGCGCAAACCAAATACCAGCAGACCTCCTTCCATGCATGTTGATGACTATGTTGCgagagaaagaaatgatggTGTTTCTAACTCTAATGTAATAGCAGTACAGCGAGTGGGATCTACTGGTGGGAGACCTCCGTCAATTCATGTGGATGAATTTATGGCCAGGCAAAGGGAACGCCAGAATCCAGTGTCACCTGTAGTTGGGGATGCAGCAGTACAGGTGAAGAGTGCGACTCCTGTGAACGATACAGCTACGGAGAAGTTCAACAGACCTAAACAATTGAAAGCGGATCTTGATGATGATCTTCATGGAATTGACATAGTATTTGACGGTGAGGAGTCTGAACCTGATGACAAATTGCCCTTTCCTCAGCCGGATGATAATCTGCAGCAGCCTGCTCCTGTCGTTGTTGAGCAAAGTTCTCCCCACTCTATTGTTGCAGAGACAGAGAGTGATATTCATGACTTGGCCACGCCCTCAGCATCTAATATGGATGAGAACACACAAAGTGAATTTTCTTCCAGGATGTCAGTTTCGCGCCCTGAAATTCCATTGACTCGAGAACCTAGTGTTACTTCAGATAAAAAGTACTATGAGCATTCTGATGACCCAAAGAATGCTACACTACTCAGGACTTCTAGTGGTTTTGATTCTGCAACAGCAGCAAATAGTCCCAGATTCCCTGTTTTTGCTTATAATAATTCTTCAGCATCTTCGGTACAATTACCAGTTGATTCTAGGATGACTCCACAAAATTTCTTTCCAAAGAGTAGTCCACAACATGCTGGTAATGCGCCTGTAGCTTCTGGATCTCCAGGATTTTATGACCAGAGATTTCTTCCAAATCAACCTCCTTTACCTCCCATGCCTCCTCCTTCAACAGCTGTGATATCTCAGACATCTGAGTCAGTTCCAAGTCAATCATCCCCTTTTGTGAACTCTCTGACTGATGTACAGCAGCAGCTTCCAACAGCCTTCCAG ATTCGTTCAGATTATCTTTCTGCATTCAATAATGGTTCTACATCTTCAAGAAATTCCGTCTCTTCTCCCAATGGGGCCGCCAGGCCACCACCCCCACTTCCTCCTACACCACCCCCTTTTTCTTCTAGTCCATATAATTTAACGTCCAATAGAACTATTTCGCAGTCTTCAGTATATAACCAGACAAGTGTGGGAGCAACTGAACTTCCTCAGAGCTCTACTGCACCCTCAAATGATGCTCGGTTAGGTGGTCTTTCTGCTTCAGGGGCCAGAGTAAATACCTATTCGCCACCTTCCTTAGTGCCACACATGGTTTTCAGGCCAGGTTCTAATTCTATGAGTCTTTATGGAAGCTTACCAACTCAGCTGCAAGGCGACAACGCAAGTATTTTGCAGAATCTATCTATTCCTCAGGCAATTCATTCCCTTGCTCAGTTGCAGCCACTGCAACCCCCACAGCTTCCACGCCCTCCGCAACCACCCCAACATCTTAGGCCACCTTTACAAGCTTCACAACAGTTGGAACAAGGTGTATCTTTGCAGAGCCAAGTTCAAATGCATCATCCACTGCAGATTCTGCAACAGCCACAGGTTTCACCTATGCATGCCTACTATCAATCCCAACAACAAGAGTTTGTTCATGtacagcagcaacagcaagTTGACCATTCTCAACTGCAAGCAATGCATCAATCAGGGGATGCTTCATCCCAACAGCAACAAGATCCGGGAATGTCCTTACATGAATACTTCAAGTCTCCAGAAGCTATTCAG TCTTTATTGAGTGACCGAGATAAACTTTGTCAGCTTTTGGAGCAGCATCCAAAGTTAATGCAGATGCTTCAG GAGAAGTTGGGCCAGCTATAA